AACTTTATTGACGAACTCTAATTAGTTTAAAACAGATACATTTATAATTCAAAAACCAACCCTGTTTTGTTAAAAATTGGTAATATAACATTCGATGCATATCCTGTTGCACTTGCCCCTATGGAAGATATTAGCGACCCCCCTTTTAGATATTTATGCAAATATTTTGGAGCTGATTTTTTAATTACTGAATTTATATCTTCTGAAGCATTAATCAGAAATGCAGAAAAAAGCAATAAAAAACTTGAAATTAATGATTATGAACGACCTATCGGAATTCAAATATTTGGCAACAAAATAGATTCAATGGTTGAAGCTGCTAAAATTGCAGAAAAAACAAAACCTGATTTTATTGACCTTAATTTTGGTTGCCCTGTAAAAAAGGTTGCTATAAAAGGATCTGGTGCAGGCTTGCTTAAAGATATTCCATTGATGGTCAATATCACTAAAGAAATAGTAAAAGCAGTTAAAATACCTGTTACTGTGAAAACACGTCTCGGTTGGGACGAAAAAACCAAAAATATAATAGAAATTACTCAAAAATTGCAAGATGTTGGAATTAGTGCTATTTCAATTCATGCAAGAACAAGAAGTCAGATGTATAAAGGAAAAGCCGATTGGGAGCTTATAGGTGA
The genomic region above belongs to Bacteroidales bacterium and contains:
- the dusB gene encoding tRNA dihydrouridine synthase DusB; the protein is MEDISDPPFRYLCKYFGADFLITEFISSEALIRNAEKSNKKLEINDYERPIGIQIFGNKIDSMVEAAKIAEKTKPDFIDLNFGCPVKKVAIKGSGAGLLKDIPLMVNITKEIVKAVKIPVTVKTRLGWDEKTKNIIEITQKLQDVGISAISIHARTRSQMYKGKADWELIGEIKNNPKITIPVIGNGDIDSPEKAKLMFDKYGVDGIMIGRASIGNPWIFKQIKHFLLYNRIIPQPSINEKVKLVKEHLKKSIEWKGLPIGIFEMRPHLSNYFKGIPNFKNMRIKLLTTNDPTELYDLLDEISKIY